Proteins from a single region of Pithys albifrons albifrons isolate INPA30051 chromosome 10, PitAlb_v1, whole genome shotgun sequence:
- the IER5 gene encoding immediate early response gene 5 protein: MEFKLEAHRIVSISLGKIYSARGQRGGLKLHKNLLVSLVLRSARQVYLSEPDCPPEPPPAAAGPPEEEPAPRTVSWAAEPPPPPPPPPPQDEVGRDCQGPRPRRCCCGEENRGGCAGAPPPPHCPRKRSAGERDQAGSPVKKPRREEEEPPPPPPPSPPGEQEDMETGNVASLISIFGSSFSGLLSKEPKGRRRPPLDGGEAAAGTAPAEAATEPGQICCDEPVLRTLNPWSTAIVAF, encoded by the coding sequence ATGGAGTTCAAGCTGGAGGCGCACCGCATCGTCAGCATTTCGCTGGGCAAGATCTACAGCGCGCGGGGCCAGCGCGGCGGCCTCAAGCTGCACAAAAACCTTCTGGTGTCGCTGGTGCTGCGCAGCGCCCGGCAGGTCTACCTGAGCGAGCCGGACTGCCCGCCTGAGccgccccccgccgccgccgggcccCCCGAGGAGGAGCCGGCGCCCCGCACCGTCTCCTGGGCTGCtgagccgccgccgccgccgccaccgccgccccCGCAGGACGAGGTGGGGAGAGACTGCCAAGGGCCCCGGCCGCGGCGCTGTTGCTGCGGCGAGGAGAACCGCGGGGGCTGCGCCGGGGCCCCCCCGCCGCCGCACTGCCCCCGCAAGCGGAGCGCCGGCGAGCGCGACCAGGCGGGCTCCCCGGTGAAAAAGCCCCGCCGCGAGGAAGAGGAGCCtccgccgccaccgccgcccTCGCCGCCGGGCGAGCAGGAGGACATGGAGACGGGCAACGTGGCCAGCCTTATCAGCATCTTCGGCTCCAGCTTCTCGGGACTGCTCAGCAAGGAGCCCAAGGGCCGGCGGCGGCCGCCCCTGGAcggcggggaggcggcggcgggcaCGGCGCCCGCCGAGGCGGCCACCGAGCCGGGACAGATCTGCTGCGATGAGCCGGTGCTGCGGACCCTCAACCCCTGGAGCACGGCCATCGTGGCCTTCTGA
- the KIAA1614 gene encoding uncharacterized protein KIAA1614 homolog isoform X2, protein MEGNSPAEAQHVLWSPKQHIQSGSRTPALGDRPEAAHGPHTILESKVKALKEKRGVGRPGTPTATPECPLPKKPRPRRGKAGADAAAVEPRAQLRTYLTDGLLDGGEPVDGRPPAPAPRPGTPGLWRVPAHKGDVPGGTELPQDKGSRSRRSVSLHERRSLDEEARTPLWDRGGPSVCPSAVEGWERLSLAERVERNRRLLQEVLGLTTPEMPASDGDWDSGVSLQDAEGCRAFVPGQELELSPRHEQAKQLLQRARMKARTNPLRASHDILLLPTTVPHPREPSGRPNVAPRDGGSLSDSSSGESSCGRPRRPRGPSPSRVRFEDESARDAEVRYLERLQLRQRRALGSALGSPEPAGSRQAGDGVGQRRARSGDLTAGGKCSACGSFLGPAAGRGTDTQAATDAAKTSPAAQRSSPGDSRGPSAAQTEPKIRPLGPGGSPLWILPSRQRIHTEKIKETYIGDVTYIDEVDSALESTDTSDGCRTDSEEAGPRSPHLRGHRDAPTRGHRAPRATPQPDMRARKGTCAASCGPHEEDRDSGGATNQTGAVCPPSPGRASSREDREPHRHPGGSKGMGNTTHPPPQSSEPLDPSSQLRTSTPIPGTHVPAPPPTKKACSQVPCRKALFTSGSRRASSQGSRGPEPDAGSAASTQPGDAAGPGGRRSPCSPRWLPGSPLRALSTNNCNNTHRQDAQGTGRGAVSHPTAVTPVPREAAGPPEEGAGTPGAQQQQRHPAGSAAHGEPGRPVSRKGSGASASGLKKLLCSLSQSTKQRLGRFRCYSMEQLPAPSGSPPGGLSLKKSPSLQSLQLVSPFCQPQKAASTQNLHPILGKTPRASAYLLPQTTADRKGGSGPRRSLSVEDIGAPGRLHAVGRVVEVFPDGTSQLELQRPPSGAFGFSVTSGHGRPDTGVYVQEMADAGTAKLYAGLLGVGDEILQVNGAAVSGLGLPRIHELLLQADTLSLRVLRHRPALR, encoded by the exons ATGGAGGGGAACTCTCCTGCTGAGGCACAGCACGTGCTGTGGTCCCCCAAGCAGCACATCCAGAGTGGCAGCCggacccctgccctgggggatcGCCCCGAGGCTGCCCATGGACCTCACACCATCCTGGAGAGCAAGGTGAAGGCGCTGAAGGAGAAGAGGGGGGTCGGCCGGCCGGGGACCCCCACAGCCACCCCCGAGTGCCCCTTGCCCAAGaagccccggccccggcgggggAAGGCGGGGGCAGACGCGGCAGCGGTGGAGCCACGGGCTCAGCTCCGAACCTACCTGACAGATGGGCTGCTGGATGGTGGAGAGCCTGTGGATGGCaggcccccagccccagcaccccgCCCTGGCACCCCGGGCCTCTGGCGGGTGCCAGCACATAAGGGAGATGTGCCTGGAGGCACTGAGCTCCCCCAGGACAAGGGCAGCAGGTCCCGGCGCTCTGTCTCCCTCCATGAGAGACGCTCCCTGGATGAAGAGGCCCGAACTCCTCTGTGGGACCGGGGTGGTCcctctgtgtgtccctctgCAGtggagggctgggagaggctctCCTTGGCTGAACGAGTGGAGAGGAACCGGCGGCTGCTGCAAGAGGTGCTGGGCCTCACCACACCCG AGATGCCAGCAAGTGATGGTGACTGGGACTCAGGGGTCTCGCTGCAGGATGCTGAGGGCTGTAG GGCCTTtgtccctgggcaggagctCGAGCTGAGCCCGCGGCACGAGCAGGccaagcagctgctgcagcgCGCCCGCATGAAGGCTCGGACGAACCCCCTGCGCGCCAGCCACgacatcctcctcctccccaccaccGTCCCGCACCCCAG ggagccCAGCGGGAGGCCGAACGTCGCCCCGCGGGACGGCGGGAGCCTGAGCGACTCGTCCAGCGGGGAGTCGAGCTGCGGGCGGCCGCGACGGCCGCGGGGACCGTCCCCATCCCGCGTCCGCTTCGAGGACGAGTCGGCCCGCGACGCCGAGGTGCGGTACCTAGAGCGGCTGCAGCTGCGGCAGCGGCGGGCGCTGGGCTCGGCGCTGGGCTCGCCGGAGCCGGCCGGCAGCAGACAGGCGGGGGACGGTGTTGGCCAGCGCAGAGCACGGAGCGGCGACCTCACAGCCGGGGGCAAGTGCAGCGCCTGCGGCTCCTTCCTCGGTCCTGCCGCCGGCCGGGGAACAGACACACAAGCCGCTACCGACGCGGCCAAAACTAGCCCTGCGGCACAAAGAAGCAGCCCAGGGGATAGCAGGGGGCCAAGCGCTGCGCAGACAGAGCCCAAAATCAGGCCTCTGGGCCCCGGAGGGTCCCCACTGTGGATCCTCCCCTCCCGGCAGCGCATCCACACCGAGAAGATCAAGGAGACGTACATCGGGGATGTCACCTACATCGACGAGGTGGACTCGGCCCTGGAGAGCACCGACACCTCCGACGGCTGCCGGACGGACAGCGAGGAGGCGGGACCCCGCAGCCCCCACCTGCGGGGGCACCGGGATGCCCCGACTCGCGGGCACAGAGCCCCCCGTGCCACCCCACAGCCGGATATGAGGGCCAGGAAGGGGACGTGTGCGGCCAGTTGTGGCCCCCATGAAGAGGACAGGGACTCAGGTGGTGCCACAAACCAAACAGGGGCTGTTTGTCCCCCATCGCCAGGGAGAGCCAGCAGCCGGGAGGACAGGGAACCACATCGGCATCCGGGGGGTAGCAAGGGGATGGGGAACACCACTCATCCCCCACCGCAGTCCAGTGAGCCCCTGGACCCTTCCTCTCAGCTGAGGACCAGCACTCCCATTCCAGGCACCCAtgtccctgctccccctcccacCAAGAAGGCCTGCTCCCAGGTGCCTTGCAGGAAAGCCCTCTTCACCAGCGGCAGCCGCCGTGCATCAAGCCAAGGATCCCGGGGCCCAGAGCCGGATGCTGGCAGCGCTGCctccacccagcctggggaTGCAGCAGGGCCGGGGGGGAGGCgaagcccctgcagccccaggtggCTCCCGGGGAGCCCCCTCCGTGCCTTGTCCACCAACAACTGCAACAACACCCACAGGCAGGATGCCCAAGGGACAGGCAGAG GGGCAGTGTCACACCCCACCGCTGTCACTCCTGTGCCTCGGGAGGCTGCTGGTCCCCCTGAGGAAGGTGCTGGGACGCCTGGagcgcagcagcagcagcgacaCCCAGCTGGGAGTGCCGCACATGG GGAGCCGGGGCGGCCAGTGAGCCGCAAGGGCAGCGGTGCTTCAGCGTCGGGGCTGAAGAAGCTGCTGTGCAGCCTGAGCCAGAGCACCAAGCAGCGCCTGGGCCGCTTCCGGTGCTACAGTATGGAGCAGCTCCCGGCCCCCAGCGGCTCCCCACCAGGAGGCCTCAGCCTGAAGAAATCGccttccctgcagtccctgcagcTG GTGTCACCCTTCTGCCAGCCCCAAAAAGCTGCCTCTACCCAGAACCTGCATCCCATCCTGGGCAAGACACCCCGTGCCAGTGCCTACCTCCTGCCCCAGACCACAGCCGACAG GAAGGGGGGCTCAGGGCCACGGCGCTCACTGAGTGTGGAGGACATCGGGGCACCCGGCCGGCTGCACGCAGTGGGACGTGTGGTGGAGGTGTTCCCTGATGGCACCagccagctggagctgcagcgaCCCCCCAGCGGCGCCTTTGGCTTCTCTGTCACCTCCGGGCACGGCCGGCCTGACACAG GTGTGTACGTGCAGGAGATGGCGGACGCCGGCACGGCCAAGCTGTATGCGGGGCTCCTGGGCGTGGGGGATGAGATCCTGCAGGTCAACGGTGCGGCTGTctcggggctggggctgccccgcatccatgagctgctgctccaggcgGACACCCTGTCCCTCCGTGTGCTCCGGCACCGCCCGGCGCTGCGGTAG
- the STX6 gene encoding syntaxin-6, with product MSMEDPFFVVKGEVQKAVNTAQGLFQRWTELLQDPSIATREEIDWTTNELRNNLRSIEWDLEDLDETISIVEANPRKFNLDATELGIRKTFITSTRQVVRDMKDQMSNSSMQALAERKNRQALLGESGSQSWSSGHDKYSRLDRELQLANSHFIEEQQAQQQLIVEQQDEQLELVSGSIGVLKNMSQRIGGELEEQAVMLDDFSHELDSTQSRLDNVMKKLAKVSHMTSDRRQWCAIIVLFIILLVVLILFFVL from the exons ATGTCGATGGAGGACCCCTTCTTCGTGGTGAAGGG GGAGGTGCAGAAAGCCGTGAACACTGCCCAGGGGCTCTTCCAGAGGTGGACAGAGCTCTTGCAGGATCCCTCCATTGCCACAAGAGAAGAAATTGACTGGACCACTAATGAGCTCAGGAACAACCTGCGGAGCATTGAGTGGGACCTGGAAGACTTGGATGAAACGATTA GCATTGTTGAGGCAAACCCGCGGAAATTCAACCTCGATGCGACGGAGCTGGGCATCCGCAAAACCTTCATCACCAGCACGCGGCAGGTGGTCAGG GATATGAAGGATCAGATGTCAAACTCCTCCATGCAAGCACtggctgaaagaaaaaacaggcaG GCACTCCTGGGAGAGAGTGGGAGTCAGAGTTGGAGCTCTGGACATGACAAATACAGCCGTCTGGACCGGGAGCTGCAATTAGCAAATTCACACTTCATTGAGGAGCAGCAAGCTCAACAACAG TTGATTGTGGAGCAGCAAGATGAGCAGTTGGAGCTGGTCTCTGGCAGCATCGGGGTGCTGAAAAACATGTCCCAGCGCATTggtggggagctggaggagcaagCAGT GATGCTGGATGACTTCTCCCATGAGTTAGACAGCACTCAGTCGCGGCTCGATAACGTCATGAAGAAGCTCGCCAAAGTGTCTCACATGACGAGTG atcGAAGGCAATGGTGTGCAATTATTGTCCTCTTCATCATCTTGCTGGTGGTGCTCATCCTGTTTTTTGTCCTGTGA
- the KIAA1614 gene encoding uncharacterized protein KIAA1614 homolog isoform X1, producing MEGNSPAEAQHVLWSPKQHIQSGSRTPALGDRPEAAHGPHTILESKVKALKEKRGVGRPGTPTATPECPLPKKPRPRRGKAGADAAAVEPRAQLRTYLTDGLLDGGEPVDGRPPAPAPRPGTPGLWRVPAHKGDVPGGTELPQDKGSRSRRSVSLHERRSLDEEARTPLWDRGGPSVCPSAVEGWERLSLAERVERNRRLLQEVLGLTTPEMPASDGDWDSGVSLQDAEGCRAFVPGQELELSPRHEQAKQLLQRARMKARTNPLRASHDILLLPTTVPHPREPSGRPNVAPRDGGSLSDSSSGESSCGRPRRPRGPSPSRVRFEDESARDAEVRYLERLQLRQRRALGSALGSPEPAGSRQAGDGVGQRRARSGDLTAGGKCSACGSFLGPAAGRGTDTQAATDAAKTSPAAQRSSPGDSRGPSAAQTEPKIRPLGPGGSPLWILPSRQRIHTEKIKETYIGDVTYIDEVDSALESTDTSDGCRTDSEEAGPRSPHLRGHRDAPTRGHRAPRATPQPDMRARKGTCAASCGPHEEDRDSGGATNQTGAVCPPSPGRASSREDREPHRHPGGSKGMGNTTHPPPQSSEPLDPSSQLRTSTPIPGTHVPAPPPTKKACSQVPCRKALFTSGSRRASSQGSRGPEPDAGSAASTQPGDAAGPGGRRSPCSPRWLPGSPLRALSTNNCNNTHRQDAQGTGRGKRPVQGVLGRGPTMPARDCLTVVTGAVSHPTAVTPVPREAAGPPEEGAGTPGAQQQQRHPAGSAAHGEPGRPVSRKGSGASASGLKKLLCSLSQSTKQRLGRFRCYSMEQLPAPSGSPPGGLSLKKSPSLQSLQLVSPFCQPQKAASTQNLHPILGKTPRASAYLLPQTTADRKGGSGPRRSLSVEDIGAPGRLHAVGRVVEVFPDGTSQLELQRPPSGAFGFSVTSGHGRPDTGVYVQEMADAGTAKLYAGLLGVGDEILQVNGAAVSGLGLPRIHELLLQADTLSLRVLRHRPALR from the exons ATGGAGGGGAACTCTCCTGCTGAGGCACAGCACGTGCTGTGGTCCCCCAAGCAGCACATCCAGAGTGGCAGCCggacccctgccctgggggatcGCCCCGAGGCTGCCCATGGACCTCACACCATCCTGGAGAGCAAGGTGAAGGCGCTGAAGGAGAAGAGGGGGGTCGGCCGGCCGGGGACCCCCACAGCCACCCCCGAGTGCCCCTTGCCCAAGaagccccggccccggcgggggAAGGCGGGGGCAGACGCGGCAGCGGTGGAGCCACGGGCTCAGCTCCGAACCTACCTGACAGATGGGCTGCTGGATGGTGGAGAGCCTGTGGATGGCaggcccccagccccagcaccccgCCCTGGCACCCCGGGCCTCTGGCGGGTGCCAGCACATAAGGGAGATGTGCCTGGAGGCACTGAGCTCCCCCAGGACAAGGGCAGCAGGTCCCGGCGCTCTGTCTCCCTCCATGAGAGACGCTCCCTGGATGAAGAGGCCCGAACTCCTCTGTGGGACCGGGGTGGTCcctctgtgtgtccctctgCAGtggagggctgggagaggctctCCTTGGCTGAACGAGTGGAGAGGAACCGGCGGCTGCTGCAAGAGGTGCTGGGCCTCACCACACCCG AGATGCCAGCAAGTGATGGTGACTGGGACTCAGGGGTCTCGCTGCAGGATGCTGAGGGCTGTAG GGCCTTtgtccctgggcaggagctCGAGCTGAGCCCGCGGCACGAGCAGGccaagcagctgctgcagcgCGCCCGCATGAAGGCTCGGACGAACCCCCTGCGCGCCAGCCACgacatcctcctcctccccaccaccGTCCCGCACCCCAG ggagccCAGCGGGAGGCCGAACGTCGCCCCGCGGGACGGCGGGAGCCTGAGCGACTCGTCCAGCGGGGAGTCGAGCTGCGGGCGGCCGCGACGGCCGCGGGGACCGTCCCCATCCCGCGTCCGCTTCGAGGACGAGTCGGCCCGCGACGCCGAGGTGCGGTACCTAGAGCGGCTGCAGCTGCGGCAGCGGCGGGCGCTGGGCTCGGCGCTGGGCTCGCCGGAGCCGGCCGGCAGCAGACAGGCGGGGGACGGTGTTGGCCAGCGCAGAGCACGGAGCGGCGACCTCACAGCCGGGGGCAAGTGCAGCGCCTGCGGCTCCTTCCTCGGTCCTGCCGCCGGCCGGGGAACAGACACACAAGCCGCTACCGACGCGGCCAAAACTAGCCCTGCGGCACAAAGAAGCAGCCCAGGGGATAGCAGGGGGCCAAGCGCTGCGCAGACAGAGCCCAAAATCAGGCCTCTGGGCCCCGGAGGGTCCCCACTGTGGATCCTCCCCTCCCGGCAGCGCATCCACACCGAGAAGATCAAGGAGACGTACATCGGGGATGTCACCTACATCGACGAGGTGGACTCGGCCCTGGAGAGCACCGACACCTCCGACGGCTGCCGGACGGACAGCGAGGAGGCGGGACCCCGCAGCCCCCACCTGCGGGGGCACCGGGATGCCCCGACTCGCGGGCACAGAGCCCCCCGTGCCACCCCACAGCCGGATATGAGGGCCAGGAAGGGGACGTGTGCGGCCAGTTGTGGCCCCCATGAAGAGGACAGGGACTCAGGTGGTGCCACAAACCAAACAGGGGCTGTTTGTCCCCCATCGCCAGGGAGAGCCAGCAGCCGGGAGGACAGGGAACCACATCGGCATCCGGGGGGTAGCAAGGGGATGGGGAACACCACTCATCCCCCACCGCAGTCCAGTGAGCCCCTGGACCCTTCCTCTCAGCTGAGGACCAGCACTCCCATTCCAGGCACCCAtgtccctgctccccctcccacCAAGAAGGCCTGCTCCCAGGTGCCTTGCAGGAAAGCCCTCTTCACCAGCGGCAGCCGCCGTGCATCAAGCCAAGGATCCCGGGGCCCAGAGCCGGATGCTGGCAGCGCTGCctccacccagcctggggaTGCAGCAGGGCCGGGGGGGAGGCgaagcccctgcagccccaggtggCTCCCGGGGAGCCCCCTCCGTGCCTTGTCCACCAACAACTGCAACAACACCCACAGGCAGGATGCCCAAGGGACAGGCAGAGGTAAGAGACCCGTGCAGggagtgctggggaggggccCAACAATGCCGGCACGTGACTGTCTCACTGTGGTTACAGGGGCAGTGTCACACCCCACCGCTGTCACTCCTGTGCCTCGGGAGGCTGCTGGTCCCCCTGAGGAAGGTGCTGGGACGCCTGGagcgcagcagcagcagcgacaCCCAGCTGGGAGTGCCGCACATGG GGAGCCGGGGCGGCCAGTGAGCCGCAAGGGCAGCGGTGCTTCAGCGTCGGGGCTGAAGAAGCTGCTGTGCAGCCTGAGCCAGAGCACCAAGCAGCGCCTGGGCCGCTTCCGGTGCTACAGTATGGAGCAGCTCCCGGCCCCCAGCGGCTCCCCACCAGGAGGCCTCAGCCTGAAGAAATCGccttccctgcagtccctgcagcTG GTGTCACCCTTCTGCCAGCCCCAAAAAGCTGCCTCTACCCAGAACCTGCATCCCATCCTGGGCAAGACACCCCGTGCCAGTGCCTACCTCCTGCCCCAGACCACAGCCGACAG GAAGGGGGGCTCAGGGCCACGGCGCTCACTGAGTGTGGAGGACATCGGGGCACCCGGCCGGCTGCACGCAGTGGGACGTGTGGTGGAGGTGTTCCCTGATGGCACCagccagctggagctgcagcgaCCCCCCAGCGGCGCCTTTGGCTTCTCTGTCACCTCCGGGCACGGCCGGCCTGACACAG GTGTGTACGTGCAGGAGATGGCGGACGCCGGCACGGCCAAGCTGTATGCGGGGCTCCTGGGCGTGGGGGATGAGATCCTGCAGGTCAACGGTGCGGCTGTctcggggctggggctgccccgcatccatgagctgctgctccaggcgGACACCCTGTCCCTCCGTGTGCTCCGGCACCGCCCGGCGCTGCGGTAG